From the Papaver somniferum cultivar HN1 chromosome 2, ASM357369v1, whole genome shotgun sequence genome, the window GCTTAGGTTACACATTTATAGGTTTGAGGAGGCACCTCTTCAATGATCTGGAGATTCTCCAGGGAGTATTAGATTATTCCTAGACTTATACTTGGGATTGATGTTTACATTAGTACTATACCTTTGGGATTTAGGAAAACATATAAAATATCGTATCCACAGTTTCCACCAAATACCTTTAAGGAACATGTTACATCGATGGGTATTGGCTCATTCCAATTGTATGTATAAATAAGTTATTAATTCAtcatgaaattttgagattttatgaTATTGTTTTTGTCGTGTTTTCTTGtattctctacttgtgtacacaAATTTAAGACAATGAATAATACATGAATTTTTGTAAGTCTGGTAAGGCTCTTTTGATTTTCAGCCTCATAAATTGTGAAGAAATTATGTTATATTATTTTGTATTATGCCGATGTTATAGTATTTTATTTGCTTACGTGTAACCGCCATGACTCATATTAACATATTATTTAATAGAGATGTTATGGAATATTACAATGGTTTGAAAATTCTAGATTTTGCGCATATTTGGTTTTGTCAAAGCCTTTAATTTATGTATCAGTTTTCTAATAGGTCATGTGGTCTAAGTGGAAATATGTTAGAGTTTGCTTCCCCAATAACCCAATATAACGTCAGGTGGGCCTGAGTCTAGAGAGAAATTGTTACTGATTGACCGTCATTGTTTCATATCCGAAGAATTCTAGCTAGTCAATATAAAAACTGCAGAAACACGGTTGTGTTCTGATCTTTATCTCTTGCAAGTTCCTTTGGTGGTACGAAACATAAAAACAACTATGATATGTGAAATGATTAGTTCCTTGTCAAAAAATAACTATTACAATTAACATCATCATAAAAGTTAGTAACTATTAAGAATTGGTAAAAGGAATATAAACCCTTATGTGTCACTAGAAACCAGTTAGTTCTTGTTTAAAgtataagaaaagaagaagaaaaaactaaacAATAAGTTGGAATTCTAGCATTAATGGTTGTATCATCATCATCAGGTATGTAATGTTCACCCTAGCAAAGTTCATGTCTAAATATGTAGTAAACTATAGACATCCTAGATTCTAATATGATCATGTTATGAATAGATTGATTTATCATGATTATAATTAacttatatatttttatttcctcAACCCACTGATTTGCATGATCCAATCTACATAACTTTGTCAATGGGTTGAACCAATAGAGTTAAGCACCAATATATTGGTTTACAAATCAATATATCATCTTGTTCTGAAATTGACATTCTTTAGATTTTCCAGACATCATTGCTACCAAAAATAGAGTTAAGCACCTTATGTATTCCACCTATTTGAATCAGTATTCATTAGTTCACCTACATATCCAAATTGTAAATTACTTAGATTTCCACatgatttcttttaattttttatataCTTATGTTTAAAATTTAATTGTCATAAATAAATCATATCCCACGTGCTTGAAAGGGGCTAAATAAAATTCAAATGATTTCTTTTTGGGGTAATGATCATGATCATCCAAAAAGGTTTATCTCAAATCTTGGACTTCAGTCTGCATCCCTAGTACATCAAAAATGCTGACATTCTAGAATTTAACATTGTTCCTAAAGGCTCggattcttggatatggaaaggcaTTGTGAAAGGCATCATTCTAAACTCCTCAACTGCACAGATGATATGATTCTGGTCAATAATCTTATATCTACAGAGGCATCTGGGACAAGGAAAAACTGGAGGAATGGTTATCTATTCACGGCTGCAATGCCATACTTCATTTAATATTGTGGAAGATGACCAAGTGATATGGAAACTAATTGACAAAAGGAAACTTCTAAATCTTTATCTAATCACAAGATTGATGACAAATATAAGGATACTATCCATTATCCAAATTTGATAAAAATATGGAAACTTGATCCAAGCCCTTATATTCATCTCATCATCTGGAAATGTGCACATGGAATTATGCGAATTAAAGCTAAAAAGCTAGCATATTTATCAATCATGTAAGTGTGGTGAACAGAGCTTGATCCATATATTCATGCAATGCCCTTTTGCTCTTTGTTTTTGGAGTATATTACCGTGGGGAAATGTTATTCCTTTCGGTGATACTACCGAACTCCGTAGCTAGTTGAATATGTGGTTGAAGAACTACTCCACGACAAGAATCGGGCTCTTATTTATGTTACCACATGATGTATCATTTGAAAAGTTCGACTTGACAACACCTTCAGTAAGATTTCCCCAGATGCTGCTAATATTGTTACCAGATTAAAACAACATCTCCTCTCCTATAATAGATTCGTGCATAAACATAACCACATCCTCAATGATCTACTTTGACAGAAGTAATAAATTGGTTACTGAAAGACTAATTGCTGACCACAAAGAGACATTTGGCATAAAATTTTCAATTTATACCATGCAAATTCTCAGAATGGTGATACCAAAACTAACATTGGTTTAATTCGGGATGTTGTGTTGGTGCAAGAAGTTTTCCTGACTGCAGTGCAACCAATGAATATGGAACCAAATATGGTATCAGCCTAGCTCTGAAATTGGCTGAGGAACTCTAGAAGGTCAATGTTAATTTTTAAACTGAGGATACGCAAGTCTTAAGCTACATTAGAGAAGGCTATGAAAAGAAGTTGCAACTCTTAACTTCCACTGAAGCATAAGTCAGCTGACTCATGGAAATATTAATGAAGTCTTTTTTGTTCTGGGTTCTCTATGTATCATTCAAAGACAAGAAAATATCGCGCCAGCTAGTCTAGGTTTAAGATGGAGTATCTTTAGTATACCAAATTTAAGTAAGCTTATAAATCACTCAAGGAATGGTTATATAGGTATTACAAGGATGTTGGATGATACTCAGTTGGGCTCTCAAGATGGAATTATGTAGGCTGCAATAAGGTTGccttatagaaaaaaaaaaacatcccaAGTGTCGAAGCAACCTTGCGTAAATGAAATTGATAATGTCGCGTAGCACGAATATTATCTCGTTTTGCATCGTGATGAAGAAAATGTTGGCTTTTTCGGAAGGAAACCTATATATTGTTCGGGCTGCATGATTTTTCTTTGAGGAGTAACAAGAAACCACACACGATCATTTAATAGTAAAGTCAATAGCCCGTTATCTTATAATTTTTGATAATGACTAAATTGTATTATGTTAATTTGTGTTAATGAACTTAACCAAACTAACTAAGTGTTAATGGTtagattaaattaatgaattgatttacagttaatgtttgaaaataaaataacacttgattttatttattttttgaaatttcaTAGTCACCTATTACTAGAACTCAAGTGTAACTTCGCATAAAATCCTATTTATGGCTGGTCTTTATTTTTCACTCATGGTTGGGAATTCATTTTTTCCAGccataataaaaaattaaatctgACTTACTGATAAGACTTTTTTTCATTTCCTAATTATCTAacatacggttgggagttcaACAATTCTCAGTATTAAATTGTTGTTTAACACCGTGGTGCGTACATCTATTCCCAATCGTAGGTAGTTCCTGAAATTGAGCCTTGAAGTTGAATTTCGAATAATCTAAGTTATGTAAGCaaccaaaaacaaacaaaaaatggtGGTCTTTTTATTCTTATTTAGTAAAAGTCATTATTTAAGCAATCAAAAGCAACAAAAAATAATGGTTTTCTGATTCTTATCTAGTAAAAGTCATTTCGAATCGACGAtgcaaaaaaaaagggaaaactaGAAACATATAAAGAAACATAAAGAAACAGTAGAGTATATTTGAGTGTTATATACCTCCCAATTTCATTTCTAACTGTATTGAGGAGGATAAACATGTTATCTTTGACTCAAATGATTAGTAAACTTATTTCGTAgcatcaaaaacaataaaaaatgatttgatgtttttaatatcttttttgttttgaataattATAGATTTGAGCTTAGTTAATCAAAAGGTAATTGTGATATTTACTACATATTAGGTCCCAACTCCAAATGTAGGATATTTGAATCCTTATGCAGCCGTCAAAGAAAATCCTACTACCTAATAATAGGTTTCTTTAAAAAAGCAAAAGCGGGACCATGTGCCACAGCcccagaaaaagaaataaaagcaGTAACAGCTCTCAAAGCGGCTACATGGGCAATGCCGGAACTAGAAAATAAATGATGGGGTGGATTGAAAACAAATGGGCTTGatttgggctggcttaagcctATTGTTTAAGCTTAAATTTTtttagaaccctgattttgggcatattgaaatcttactaggcatactgCATAAAGACAATAAAAGGTTgtaaaatagcaaaatcagattaccccttaacccaatttttttttaatggcaaatcttccctttacgtattagtgttagtaatattgattagtgattaaatattttgtttagtgattaagataattttcagaattataaaggttgtttagatgattttttggatcatggttcggcgaaacaagttgaggttcggctcacatctatgagccgaatctaccaattgatgaacggttcggctcactgaatctgtttactgcatgcgtcgaacctataattttcaattccaacccttttgctagacactagttcggcttatatgaaagtttcatagtaagccgaacaacatcctcaatagcccggaaaaaaaaaaaaattactggttcggcttatatttcgaaaatcgtatgagccgaacatcaatttgtcatttttttgggttaaaatattgttattggttcggcacatatttgagaatatcgtaatagtcgAACCttgtaaatgtgctaggttcgacacatattatgattatcgaatacgccgaacccctatgcatctctatctgtgactaggttggACTTGAAATTTCAtgtcgaactgttcatatacacttacatgaagcttttgtgaagaacagtttggctaaaaacgcaactcaattttgagccgaacccaacactgtaaccgtcatttaatcgatgaaaaacaacaaataggagattgggtttgtaaaacttactttcttatcctcatttccggagttggagatgcagttggttcaatttctggttcaattggtggttgatttttagtttctacaccttcatcttcaattggtgtttcttcttcaattgatggattaaaagacgatttggtttgccaagtccctgcttttctttgtacgagtcattatgtggttgagtttaatcgacgatcaaatttttacaaatcgacaattaatcacgatgatgaatttttttttcgcaggagggggaagagttcggctagaggaggaggaagaagagatgttaagggaaactgattttgattttttagaaaactgattttagatttttgtattaagggtatataggtaattgaactacccataggttaCCTCTTATAAgatcacccaagatgggactattgttttgtatgcctagaaagatttagatatgcccaaaatcagggttctttttTTAACCCAACACAATTACACTATaaaatttaagttttttcttGACTTTGGGCTCCAGCCCAAGTCATTACATAGTTCCGCCCCTGTACATGGGAAAAAGAGGGGAACTGCTGGAGTATTTTGGACTATCTTAAAAGTAAAGAAATTGGTCTTGCAATGCTAAGGTTTGAAAGGATTTCTTTTCACTCCTAGAGCAGGAAACATCACAGCTGACGCCTTAGCAAAGTaggctcttttttcttttctttagacATCAACTACTAGTAGATAGATCAAATGCAATTCAAGGGGTGTCATTAGATACCTCTACTTGAGAAACACCACCAACTATGAAAGCCATCCTGGCTAATTTCTAAAAATCATGTAAGAGAAGCATAAAATCATGCTTCTACATTTCTACTAGTACAGAGTTCTCttaatgcatcatttgacattgCTCTTGACCATCTACAAAACATAACAAAGGGGAGGAAATGCAGAATTCTGAGGAACAAAGGTAAGACATCTTAGAGATTTCTACGTCTCTTCCTATCTTTATGCATACGGAACGCAGATCCTTTGTAAACCAGGGCCTGCTACCATATCATCCCAAAGCAGATCCGACAATCCCATTGTCAGATCACCCACTTTTCCTGTTACAAACAAAAACAGATCGATTCAGTTTTTAGGGTACTGTATGTATTAGTCACCAAACAAATAGTATGAGACTGAACCGTTAATGGTTTAAAGAAAATGACTGCAATCAAGAAACTGTACAGTTAGGAATTACCGTCTCCAATGGGTTTTTCATCCCAGGTAATGATTGGCAATATAGGAAGACTACTTCCTACATACATCATTTCAACTGCATTCTTCCCCTCTTCTACTGTTATATCAGCCAATCTTACACTTTTAAGAAGACCCCTTTCGACCAACTTGGGCGCCAGTTCAAGTAGTCTCTTTGCAGTGCACCCACTAAGTATCTTGTCGAAGGAAGGCAGTAGAAGTTCTTTATGCTTGTTTATGAAAGCGACATTCACATTCGGTCCCTCTGCAATGTACCCTTTGTCATCAATCCATATAGACGCAAAAGCTCCCTTCTCCTCAGCTTCCATTTTCGAGAGAACATTTGGGAGGTAATTCACATTCTTTGATGTAGCAAATAAGGGTGATTTCATAGGTACTGTCGACGTTATTACTTTCACCCCGTGTTTGCACTGAGAGTAATCATCATCTATAACTACTGCATAGAATGCAGACATAGGGCAACCCGCCGATGACAACAAAAAATCCCCAGGTCCAGCACTTAACCAGTATCTTAAGGACCCTTTTTTGCACTTGGAAGCTGCAACTAACTGCACAAGAATGTCACGCAGAGTTGATTGAGGGAATGGAGAAGTAACCTTAGCCAGCGATGCGGATCTCATGAATCGGTCTAGATGTCTGTCCAGCTCATATAAGTATCTGCAAGTAACAAAGCAGATAGGAAACAAATAAAATACCAACACCCTTCATGATTCTTGGTACAACTCTCAAATTTTCCGGGCTTGCAATAAAATGTTAATTTGATAGTTTTATTTAAAGGTGATACAGGTAAAATGTGAATTACCCATTGAGAATCATTGCAGTATCAAAGACACCATGGCCGCGGTGAACCATATGGTCATCAATTGGTATCACCATTAAAGCTGGATCAAGAGTAATTCCACCAAAAACACTAGAATACATTGCTGGGTATGGTTGTTTTTTCCCAGTATTCCAATGCTTTTGCAATTTCTGGAGCAACTgaatcaaatgatttcaaatcagTAAAACATTTGAACAGCAAAATTTACAACATTAATGATCTTTTGCCATTGCAGTTTCTAGGTTATTTCACCATTATCTTCTTCTGTACTTGGATACAAAGAATGAAGAAACTCGTGGAtacattttcaatttttacctcAGTGGATGATGAAAACACAGGAACCTGGACATTGGTTTCCATTGTTGCATCTACAAAAACAAACATTAGAAATAAAATTAGTGAAAAAAATACTGAAAAAAACAGGAATCGAAAAGAAGAGAAACAAATACCAGCCATATCAAACACTTTGGAGGAGAAATTGCAGTGATCTATGAAAACCACCACAACATAAACAAAAGAAGTTCGGAAGGAGGAGCGTTGAGTAGAGAAGGTAAAGGAGGTAAAGGATATATACGAAGGATGACTAGGAAGGACGGTATATACTGACAAATGGGGAGCCTCTATATTACtaatggaaaatttcttgtttggtcctaggcccatatagttatttatagtaaggttcaaccggatttttttttatccggagatccaaaattaattaaaacatggaaatgtccataatgcccattactaccaaacgtgtgtgtctacactgcttacaaatttgagtacatatctggtatactgcttaaaaattcgagtacatatttgctacactgcttacaaatttgagtacatatctgtcgcactgcttagaaatctgagtacatatctgtcgtactgcttacaaatccgactatatatctgaatgcttacaaattcgagtacatatttgctgcactgcttccaggtagagtacaaatctgtaagaatcaatgataaataaattagaaaacgtattacatcacatacattgtgaTGATTATAATTTTTCTTCGACTGTATTGGCATGCTTCTGGGGGCAAAGCAAGGATCTTCTATTATCGTTTTCTTCTTAAATGCATATAGATTGACTCGCTTTACGTACTACTAGTGTCAATGCCTGCAGACACACAAAAATTAAAACGTTCATCATATGGGCCATAACTTATGCCCAAACATACAGAGTCTAATTTGAGGAACCATACAAACCAATGCAAATAAAACTCATAATGCACGACAAATggtctccaccaataaatccagaaTTTAATGAACCTGAAAAACTGTGGGCTGCACGGTGATATTACTGACTGAGCCATCCTGCTCTGTTGCggtctccaccaataaatcctgCAGAAATATATCGAAGTCTGGTCAACAAAAGCAGCAATCTCATAGAAATCCAGTCATAATATAACTGAAAAACTATATTACTTCTGCTGAAATAAGTCGTGCAACTATGTTTATTGTTTTTGCTAGTTTCTTACAGTTAATCGACAACCAAAAAACTAAACTGGAAGCACATAATTGGCATTCTTGATGCCCCTTCCATTAATCCAAAGCATCTAATACACAACAGTTAAtacattaagaaaaagaaaaaaaaaacattagtatCAACAATGAGAAGACATTTACAGCATAAGTTGCGCTTTACCCCGAAGCTAATATTAATAGTTTTCCTCAATCATAGCCATAAAGAATTTAAAAGGGGTGTAATTAAATTCAAATTACCATGGGAGGTTATCAATGAATTTACCTGTCGATTGTTACCACATaatgagaaattttttatcaGCAGTAGCTTAATCAAATCTAAGAAGAGCCCAACCTGAAACGCATGAGACATTAATTTAACatctaaaataaaaatgattCTAAGCAAGCACAGGGATTGCAATTCGGTGGATCAATGAAGGAACCCCAACCTTGAGTGTTACTGAGAAAAGTACACATCTGTTCCAACAACGAACTTAACTTTCCGGTCCAAACACTGTAGTTTGTATGCTTAGTAATTTGTGCCCATATCCATCATCCATGGATGTAATGTGATGCCAAGCAAGGTAGCAAGAGCCTGCTAGCTTTCGTAT encodes:
- the LOC113348795 gene encoding D-amino-acid transaminase, chloroplastic-like — translated: MADATMETNVQVPVFSSSTELLQKLQKHWNTGKKQPYPAMYSSVFGGITLDPALMVIPIDDHMVHRGHGVFDTAMILNGYLYELDRHLDRFMRSASLAKVTSPFPQSTLRDILVQLVAASKCKKGSLRYWLSAGPGDFLLSSAGCPMSAFYAVVIDDDYSQCKHGVKVITSTVPMKSPLFATSKNVNYLPNVLSKMEAEEKGAFASIWIDDKGYIAEGPNVNVAFINKHKELLLPSFDKILSGCTAKRLLELAPKLVERGLLKSVRLADITVEEGKNAVEMMYVGSSLPILPIITWDEKPIGDGKVGDLTMGLSDLLWDDMVAGPGLQRICVPYA